A genomic segment from Bombus vancouverensis nearcticus unplaced genomic scaffold, iyBomVanc1_principal scaffold0053, whole genome shotgun sequence encodes:
- the LOC143304758 gene encoding carcinine transporter-like, giving the protein MRPCAIASASVTGIALSMPPASSEELLAEGATSFSRCNMYNVNYTDILESGIREADPSWPIKPCQYGWTFNHTMIPYKSIAVELEWVCDHAFLGSAAQSAFFVGSILGGLIFGYIADHCGRIPALVACNAVGSIASVGTAFCNSFWSFCLARLVVGTSFDNCFNVLFIIGESSRKLNLLKLLMVWVFDGHVWNMKLLDPDVFTSFSLASLTELPAAVLLALFLDRWGRRWMGFASMFLCGIFSFVAIATPSGSTTVAMAIIARLGVNIAANIGFQYAAEMLPTVVRAQGVSLIHIIGYIAHILGPYIIYLADIDPSLPLVALGLLSFGHAFLTLGLSETLNQELPETLQEGNDFGKEQSFWWVPCISSSKMLKKSYRKKKGLSNPAFTGSVQKMDCTRL; this is encoded by the exons atgcgtcCTTGCGCTATAGCGAGTGCGTCGGTGACAGG GATTGCACTATCGATGCCTCCAGCGTCGAGTGAGGAATTGCTAGCGGAAGGTGCGACTTCGTTTTCGCGATGTAACATGTACAATGTGAACTATACCGACATATTGGAGAGTGGTATCAGAGAGGCAGACCCATCCTGGCCAATAAAACCATGCCAATATGGATGGACCTTTAATCACACGATGATACCATACAAATCTATAGCTGTCGAG CTGGAATGGGTATGCGACCACGCATTCCTCGGCTCAGCAGCACAATCGGCCTTCTTCGTCGGCAGCATTCTTGGAGGCTTAATATTCGGTTACATAGCCGACCATTGTGGCAGAATTCCGGCGTTGGTTGCGTGTAACGCGGTTGGTTCCATCGCGTCTGTCGGCACTGCGTTTTGCAACAGCTTCTGGAGCTTCTGTCTGGCGAGATTAGTCGTCGGTACCTCGTTCGATAACTGCTTCAACGTGCTTTTCATTATCGGTGAGTCATCGAGAAAATTA AACCTGCTTAA GTTGCTGATGGTGTGGGTGTTCGACGGCCACGTTTGGAACATGAAACTTCTGGACCCCGACGTTTTCACGTCGTTCTCTTTAGCGTCCCTCACGGAACTTCCGGCCGCTGTTCTACTCGCCCTTTTCCTCGACAGATGGGGCAGACGATGGATGGGTTTCGCATCGATGTTCCTCTGTGGCATTTTCTCCTTCGTTGCCATCGCTACCCCCTCTg GTTCGACAACGGTTGCCATGGCGATTATAGCGCGTCTTGGGGTGAATATCGCCGCGAATATTGGTTTCCAATATGCAGCGGAAATGCTGCCGACTGTGGTGAGAGCTCAGGGCGTGTCTTTGATCCATATCATCGGTTATATCGCCCACATTTTGGGACCTTACATTATTTATCTG gcTGACATTGATCCATCTTTACCGCTGGTTGCCCTCGGTTTGCTGTCTTTTGGACACGCCTTCCTGACCCTTGGCTTGTCAGAAACGTTGAACCAGGAATTACCAGAAACCCTACAGGAGGGTAACGACTTCGGCAAGGAACAAAGTTTCTGGTGGGTTCCGTGTATATCCTC GAGCAAAATGCTGAAAAAATcttatagaaagaagaaaggccTTTCAAATCCAGCGTTTACTGGCAGTGTTCAAAAAATGGATTGTACTAGGTTATAG